A region of Rattus rattus isolate New Zealand chromosome 7, Rrattus_CSIRO_v1, whole genome shotgun sequence DNA encodes the following proteins:
- the Cys1 gene encoding cystin-1, with the protein MGSGSSRSGRILRRRRSPDRRQTSPGETALEGGAADQAKTAAVQEECGPDPRPATPPGGREETLRLLDQLLAESEAWGPQEQTPRGPARLPPAVSPEKKVTGSPEDSCASEAPGSSPKRPEGQSSISYDYSEEELMASIEREYCR; encoded by the exons ATGGGCAGCGGCAGTAGCCGGAGCGGCCGAATCCTGAGGCGGCGGCGCAGTCCTGACAGGCGCCAGACGAGCCCGGGAGAGACAGCCTTGGAGGGCGGCGCGGCTGACCAGGCCAAGACAGCCGCGGTGCAGGAGGAGTGCGGCCCTGATCCCCGCCCCGCGACGCCCCCCGGCGGCCGGGAGGAGACCCTGCGCCTGCTGGACCAGTTGCTGGCCGAGTCGGAAGCCTGGGGACCCCAGGAGCAGACCCCACGAGGCCCCGCCCGGCTCCCACCCGCG GTGTCCCCAGAAAAGAAGGTTACGGGCAGCCCTGAAGACAGCTGTGCCTCGGA AGCCCCAGGCAGCAGCCCCAAGAGACCTGAGGGGCAGTCGTCCATCTCCTATGATTACTCAGAAGAGGAGCTCATGGCGAGCATCGAGCGGGAATACTGCCGCTGA